Proteins from one Anopheles nili chromosome 2, idAnoNiliSN_F5_01, whole genome shotgun sequence genomic window:
- the LOC128731103 gene encoding T-complex protein 1 subunit theta encodes MALHVPKAPGFASMLKEGAQAYSGLEEAVFRNINACKEFASSVRSAYGPNGMNKMIINHIEKQFVTSDAGTIMRELDVEHPAAKLMIEASQMQESEAGDGTNFVVIFCGALLEVAEELLRLGVTSSDITEGYENALQKSLEILPTLSCHEIKDYRSLVPVRNAIRATVMSKQLGNEDFLADLIAKACISIMPEKTTFNVDNIRVCKILGSGLQMSEVIPGMVFKRFVEGEVTSATKAKIALYSCPVDIIQTETKGTVLIKSAEELKNFSQGEENMLEAQIKAIVDTGAKVIVAGAKFGDMALHYMNKYGLMAVRLNSKFDLRRLSKAVNGTVLPRLTPPSTEELGYCDNVYVHELGDTSVTIFKSEGTESRIATVVIRGSTDNYMDDIERVIDDGVNTFKGLTRDGRFLPGGGAVEIELAQQLSEYADTLPGLEQYAVRKFASALEFFPKALADNSGVNATEVVSQLFLAHKQGKKTEGLDIESEQAATIDVTTKNIFDLFTTKYWGLKYAVGAACTILKVDEIIMAKRAGGPKPRAGGPGSDDES; translated from the exons ATGGCTCTACATGTACCAAAAGCCCCCGGATTCGCTTCGATGCTCAAGGAAGGAGCACAG GCGTACTCCGGTCTTGAGGAAGCAGTTTTCCGTAACATCAATGCTTGCAAGGAGTTCGCCAGCTCGGTCCGATCGGCGTACGGCCCAAACGGCATGAACAAGATGATCATCAATCACATCGAGAAACAGTTCGTCACATCCGACGCCGGTACCATCATGCGGGAGCTAGACGTGGAACACCCGGCCGCAAAGCTGATGATTGAAGCGAGTCAGATGCAGGAATCGGAAGCCGGCGATGGCACAAACTTTGTTGTTATATTCTGCGGCGCCCTGCTCGAGGTTGCAGAAGAGCTCCTCAGGCTGGGTGTCACTAGCAGCGACATAACGGAGGGATACGAGAACGCCCTCCAGAAGTCACTGGAAATTCTACCCACGCTATCCTGCCACGAGATTAAGGACTACCGTAGCCTGGTACCGGTGCGGAACGCCATCCGAGCGACCGTAATGTCGAAGCAGCTGGGCAACGAAGACTTCCTGGCTGATCTGATTGCGAAGGCGTGCATTTCGATCATGCCCGAAAAGACCACGTTCAACGTGGACAACATTCGCGTGTGCAAGATCCTCGGTAGCGGACTGCAGATGTCCGAGGTGATTCCCGGAATGGTGTTCAAGCGTTTCGTCGAAGGCGAGGTGACGTCCGCGACGAAGGCAAAAATCGCGCTCTACTCGTGCCCGGTCGATATCATCCAGACGGAGACGAAAGGCACGGTGCTGATCAAATCGGCCGAGGAGTTGAAAAATTTCAGCCAGGGCGAGGAGAACATGCTGGAGGCACAGATTAAGGCAATCGTCGATACCGGCGCGAAGGTAATCGTAGCGGGCGCTAAATTTGGCGATATGGCTCTCCACTACATGAACAAGTACGGTCTGATGGCGGTGCGATTGAACTCGAAATTTGATCTGCGCCGTCTCAGCAAGGCCGTCAATGGAACGGTTTTGCCGCGTCTGACTCCACCCAGCACGGAGGAGCTCGGATACTGCGATAATGTGTACGTGCACGAGCTAGGTGACACGTCGGTGACGATCTTCAAGTCAGAGGGCACGGAAAGTCGTATCGCCACCGTCGTGATTCGCGGTTCCACGGATAACTACATGGACGACATCGAGCGCGTGATTGACGATGGTGTTAACACGTTCAAGGGATTGACACGAGACGGTCGCTTCCTTCCCGGAGGTGGTGCGGTCGAGATTGAACTCGCTCAGCAGCTGTCCGAGTACGCGGATACGCTGCCCGGCCTGGAACAGTACGCGGTGCGCAAATTCGCCTCAGCCCTGGAGTTCTTCCCCAAAGCGCTGGCCGACAACAGCGGTGTCAACGCGACGGAGGTGGTAAGCCAGCTGTTCCTGGCGCACAAGCAGGGAAAGAAGACGGAGGGCCTCGACATCGAGTCGGAACAAGCTGCCACCATCGACGTGACGACAAAGAACATCTTCGATTTGTTCACCACGAAGTACTGGGGACTGAAGTACGCGGTTGGTGCTGCTTGTACGATCCTGAAGGTGGATGAGATCATCATGGCTAAGCGAGCCGGAGGCCCGAAACCGCGTGCCGGTGGTCCCGGTAGTGATGACGAATCTTAA
- the LOC128731094 gene encoding tetratricopeptide repeat protein 7B codes for MTGRGRSGATRLENTIEQCRSEGRWKRVIELAEELKTGYPQECLANFLAGEGKLESYLEEHPPIEDNYSKAKLGLSEAKRYLNSVTGENGKKAGFALDSHLLLAKLYFACGQYEESLQNFVLAELNTLSEKHLSPRSIRILAESYAIKGMCLEKKGSKAPSKFKQAEQESEMITCFERAADLGILYLQGQDITNQGEVRRMGAILETGLQRAPIVLIKAGKLQNAIDRYRVMLSAVETKATQTLRLTLARQLAEVLLRGVSGTIYTLPASNTPTRSASGGNKRLWEPRKYSGRQQFIPKNQHEETILLLLIAETLAVRDAVLSQSPEFRDARMHSLGNATAIYDLLTLATVRWNQVALLHDSLEKALKFAFGESHVWKQYATCLIALGRFKHAVCALKEYSNLDPSDSVSCLMAARICYEHLDQVREGLVFAEEALRKEAKSPIVTVGRRSRAQLYVGIGLQQMAASSNLVSEKDRYNRLAFEALERAAQQDANDHLVEYYLACQHALNYNITEALVHITTALSLRAEHASSLLLFALLLTANRRPKEALAVVQDAVEEFPDNLNLLHVKAHLELYLRDVETALETVQQMFAIWREVYEVQLANAANEHDNEKHSDTRSVIQMQSSQMSDKDSNSIHAASLAASRIEHALSEAASSLSSFSPRPGPQKAWMIQFKIWLLLADVYLAIEQPNEAINCIQEASLINPVSHQVMYMRGQIHIFQSQWLDAKQCFLNAVSANPYHTDALRALGEAHLTLGEPRLAEKTLKDAAKIDPNCPKIWFLLGRVMESLGDYTASADCMATALQLEPFCPVLPFNAIGLVFE; via the exons ATGACTGGACGCGGTCGTAGTGGTGCGACGAGGCTCGAAAACACTATCGAGCAATGCCGTAGTGAAGGACGATGGAAACGAGTGATAGAATTAGCCGAGGAGCTAAAGACGGGATACCCCCAAG AATGCCTAGCCAACTTTTTAGCGGGCGAAGGAAAGCTGGAAAGCTATCTCGAGGAACACCCACCGATCGAGGACAACTATTCCAAGGCCAAATTAGGACTGTCCGAGGCGAAACGCTATCTCAACTCCGTAACAGGCGAGAATGGCAAGAAGGCTGGCTTTGCTCTGGACTCCCATTTGTTGCTGGCGAAATTGTACTTTGCCTGCGGACAGTACGAGGAATCGTTGCAGAACTTTGTACTAGCGGAATTGAACACTCTTTCGGAGAAACACCTTTCGCC GCGAAGCATACGGATACTTGCGGAATCGTATGCCATCAAAGGGATGTGTTTGGAGAAAAAGGGCTCAAAAGCACCTTCAAAGTTCAAGCAAGCGGAACAAGAATCGGAAATGATAACGTGTTTCGAGCGAGCGGCTGATCTGGGTATCCTGTACCTCCAGGGCCAGGATATTACCAACCAAGGCGAAGTGCGTCGCATGGGCGCGATCCTTGAGACTGGCCTGCAACGTGCTCCAATCGTACTGATTAAGGCAGGCAAATTACAAAACGCAATCGACCGGTATCGCGTTATGCTGAGTGCGGTGGAAACGAAGGCAACTCAAACGTTGCGCCTCACATTGGCCCGTCAACTGGCGGAAGTACTGTTACGTGGAGTGTCTGGTACGATTTACACGCTTCCCGCTAGCAATACACCAACGCGCTCTGCGTCCGGCGGTAATAAACGTCTCTGGGAGCCACGCAAATACTCCGGCCGACAACAGTTCATTCCAAAGAACCAGCATGAGGAGACAAtcctgttgttgctgattgCAGAAACGCTTGCGGTGCGTGATGCCGTGCTTTCTCAATCGCCCGAATTCCGAGACGCACGGATGCATTCGTTGGGAAACGCCACGGCTATCTACGACCTGCTCACGTTGGCCACCGTCCGATGGAACCAGGTCGCACTCTTGCACGATTCGCTTGAGAAAGCGCTTAAGTTCGCGTTCGGTGAGAGTCATGTGTGGAAGCAGTACGCAACCTGTCTGATCGCGCTGGGGCGGTTTAAACACGCAGTGTGTGCGCTTAAGGAATACTCGAACCTAGATCCTTCCGACAGCGTATCCTGCCTAATGGCCGCCCGCATTTGCTACGAGCATCTGGACCAAGTAAGAGAGGGGCTAGTATTCGCGGAAGAAGCTTTGCGGAAGGAAGCCAAAAGCCCTATAGTCACGGTCGGGCGACGGTCTAGAGCCCAACTGTACGTAGGCATCGGTTTGCAGCAAATGGCTGCCTCATCTAACCTGGTGTCGGAAAAGGATCGGTACAATCGGCTAGCGTTCGAGGCGTTGGAACGCGCTGCCCAACAAGATGCCAACGACCATCTGGTCGAATACTATCTGGCCTGCCAGCACGCTCTGAATTACAACATTACGGAGGCGCTCGTTCACATCACGACGGCGCTATCGTTGCGAGCTGAACATGCCTCcagtttgctgctgtttgcccTCCTACTTACGGCCAACCGACGACCAAAGGAAGCACTCGCCGTGGTACAGGATGCCGTTGAAGAGTTTCCGGACAATTTGAATCTGCTACACGTGAAGGCGCACTTAGAGCTGTATCTGCGCGACGTTGAGACGGCACTCGAGACGGtgcagcaaatgtttgccatATGGCGCGAGGTCTATGAGGTTCAGCTGGCAAATGCCGCCAACGAGCACGACAACGAGAAGCATTCCGACACGCGCAGTGTCATTCAGATGCAGTCATCTCAAATGTCCGACAAGGATTCTA ATTCAATCCATGCCGCTTCTCTTGCGGCGTCCCGCATAGAACACGCGCTAAGCGAAGCGGCTAGTTCGCTGAGCTCGTTCAGTCCTCGGCCCGGTCCACAGAAGGCTTGGATGATTCAGTTCAAGATATGGCTTCTGTTGGCTGATGTTTATCTAGCCATTGAGCAGCCGAATGAAGCGATCAATTGCATTCAAGAGGCCAGCCTCATCAATCCCGTTTCACACCAGGTTATGTACATG CGTGGCCAAATACACATCTTCCAATCGCAGTGGCTTGACGCAAAGCAGTGCTTTTTGAACGCTGTTTCAGCTAATCCCTACCATACCGATGCTTTGCGTGCCCTCGGAGAGGCACATCTGACGCTCGGTGAACCCCGACTAGCGGAAAAGACGCTTAAGGATGCGGCCAAAATCGACCCTAACTGCCCTAAGATATG GTTTTTGTTGGGGCGCGTTATGGAAAGTCTGGGCGATTACACAGCTTCGGCCGATTGCATGGCGACGGCTCTTCAGCTGGAACCGTTCTGCCCCGTACTGCCATTCAACGCGATCGGTCTCGTGTTTGAATAA
- the LOC128731120 gene encoding 39S ribosomal protein L30, mitochondrial, whose translation MLKVFQSTSALGQQLKGLVTVRHYGKPNKKFLYKDGILKDQIYYYPRDNNREIPQLEGEPSKLFSVRRLKPIKGLPYWEKRILRGLGLYEKNAVAVVKNIPENNARLWKVKHLVEILPITYKYDEPTWADIESTFLKEDGECVVIRKLQTIEDANSKLTAAEEIRNAENRMVGETLRKDSRLRWLNPW comes from the exons ATGCTGAAAGTGTTTCAATCCACCTCCGCGCTTGGCCAGCAGCTAAAAGGGCTCGTAACGGTGCGACATTACGGCAAACCTAACAAAAAGTTTCTCTACAAGGACGGTATCCTGAAGGACCAAATTTATTACTACCCCAG GGACAACAACCGAGAAATACCACAGCTGGAGGGTGAACCATCTAAATTGTTTAGCGTTCGACGATTGAAACCGATCAAAGGACTGCCATACTGGGAAAAACGTATTCTGCGGGGATTAGGATTGTACGAG AAAAACGCGGTGGCGGTAGTGAAAAATATTCCAGAGAACAATGCACGCCTGTGGAAGGTGAAGCATTTGGTGGAAATCCTTCCCATCACGTACAAGTACGATGAACCGACATGGGCCGACATCGAGAGCACCTTTCTCAAAGAGGACGGCGAGTGTGTGGTTATTCGCAAACTGCAGACTATAGAGGACGCAAACAGCAAGCTCACTGCCGCGGAAGAGATCCGAAACGCTGAGAACCGCATGGTCGGGGAAACGTTACGGAAGGACTCTCGCCTGCGGTGGCTTAATCCTTGGTAA
- the LOC128731124 gene encoding guanine nucleotide-binding protein subunit gamma-1, with protein MDIMASNLQQQRAITEQLRREAAIQRITVSQAVADIVKYVTEHEAEDCLLVGFSSQKVNPFREKSSCSIL; from the coding sequence ATGGATATAATGGCCTCgaacctgcagcagcaacgagCAATCACCGAGCAGCTTCGCCGCGAGGCTGCCATCCAGCGTATCACGGTCTCACAAGCCGTCGCGGACATCGTGAAATATGTAACCGAGCACGAAGCAGAAGACTGCCTGCTGGTGGGCTTCTCCAGCCAGAAGGTGAATCCATTCCGTGAGAAGAGCTCATGCAGCATCCTGTAA
- the LOC128731109 gene encoding aminoacyl tRNA synthase complex-interacting multifunctional protein 1: MFGVAFGTVVQRIFPVPRLMKMSDLQRILSNNKAAEELLESLKQELKVVKNEQVQRKIVKLQAENEALRKEVDSCLKKLVQLEVANGKVQIPVPTPDEVRAGGPALVKIEPVQQTPVATQSPQESAPVKTQQTKESKPPKEKKPKKEPKPAGEAKQAAAPAVEEPPIDVGRLDMRVGRIVEVSRHPDANSLYVEKIDCGEPSGPRTVISGLVNFIPIEEMQNRMVVALCNLKPAKMRGILSEAMVMCASTPDKVEILAPPEGSVPGDLVHVEGYPRVPDSVMNPKKKIFETVAPDLKTNEQLVACYKDGTFVVPGKGQVKAQTLKNVQVK; the protein is encoded by the exons ATGTTTGGTGTTGCTTTTGGTACAGTAGTGCAACGCATATTCCCCGTGCCACGGTTAATGAAGATGAGTGATCTGCAGCGCATTTTGTCCAACAATAAGGCAGCAGAAGAGCTACTAGAATCCCTTAAGCAGGAG CTGAAAGTCGTTAAGAATGAACAAGTGCAGCgcaaaattgtaaaattacAGGCCGAAAATGAAGCTCTCCGCAAAGAGGTAGATTCGTGTCTCAAGAAATTAGTTCAGCTGGAAGTAGCTAATGGAAAGGTGCAGATACCAGTACCCACACCGGACGAAGTTAGGGCTGGTGGACCAGCGTTAGTCAAGATCGAACCTGTTCAGCAGACGCCTGTAGCTACCCAAAGTCCTCAAGAATCTGCACCAGTGAAGACACAACAAACCAAGGAAAGTAAACCACCAAAAGAGAAGAAACCCAAAAAAGAACCTAAACCAGCCGGCGAAGCGAAGCAAGCCGCCGCACCTGCCGTTGAAGAACCGCCGATTGACGTGGGTCGCCTGGATATGCGTGTCGGTCGCATTGTAGAAGTATCGCGCCATCCCGATGCGAACAGTCTGTACGTGGAGAAGATCGACTGCGGTGAGCCCAGCGGACCTCGTACGGTAATTTCCGGACTGGTTAATTTTATCCCGATCGAAGAGATGCAAAATCGCATGGTTGTCGCGCTGTGTAACCTGAAACCGGCGAAAATGCGCGGAATACTATCGGAGGCGATGGTGATGTGTGCGTCGACGCCAGACAAAGTGGAAATTCTTGCCCCACCGGAAGGATCCGTACCAGGGGATCTGGTACACGTTGAAGGATATCCCCGTGTCCCGGACTCGGTGATGAATCCCAAgaagaaaatttttgaaaCGGTCGCACCAGACttaaaaacgaacgaacaactCGTAGCTTGCTACAAGGACGGTACATTCGTTGTTCCTGGAAAAGGACAAGTTAAGGCACAAACGTTGAAAAATGTACAAGTTAAGTGA
- the LOC128731102 gene encoding protein split ends, translating to MWKLKSKLRRKFRSSKIDCNSNRVDYDAASFESESPGRPSSEQSDASVALAVPIGSHGHRRGCCSAPVGRVAGSASSEHSSAVSYNCCYNYNFHINYNVQHHSGAGHHPHRHHHHPEFVDDPDGTPAGGSESSTEIPHPSQRCPRKVHPMSCGSRPQRHSAGSSASSTKVSSEPDARSKRFLAVPGTKTPTRCLSTSDLSSYKSRSEHRESSGSGGTRKKAKSGRLRPRSASQRGRGGSLENTGSEAISEDYHTLCRRLQEVSLQPEPTTPANPIVNQTDLTDHDRRILHCMVLKRIKELEQLEEAVLAKQCWEQEKVFRKSLLDQQERNYRKAIRQKRSIELIEIRNRKQRLARLEQQQIEKIQNEINEKDLRSASLLKNIEIKKGIRECERRSRELKRLEDATVNQEEKVLDRDIWRQSLGDMLEERASRAEGLRRKVMDVYRRRLRIDNQLERKMHAHNLQQTLEQERYKLTLLKERILVRESRFQKFKDSKKRIFDQLKNRAKTTAALRDMVKHTIGPGSSAVAASACNTRPGSVVQRCGSSARSGSTGGSAIAPHRLLDVVRIK from the coding sequence ATGTGGAAGTTAAAAAGCAAATTGCGGCGAAAATTTCGCTCCTCAAAGATCGATTGCAACAGCAATCGGGTAGATTACGATGCGGCATCGTTCGAATCCGAAAGCCCGGGAAGGCCTTCGTCGGAGCAATCCGATGCATCGGTAGCGCTTGCGGTTCCCATTGGTTCCCATGGACACCGGCGTGGTTGCTGCAGTGCTCCGGTTGGGCGAGTCGCCGGTAGCGCTAGTAGCGAGCATTCTTCCGCAGTTAGTTACAACTGTTGCTACAATTACAATTTCCACATCAACTACAACGTGCAGCACCATTCGGGAGCCGGTCACCACCCCCatcgtcatcaccatcatccggAATTTGTGGACGACCCCGACGGAACGCCAGCCGGGGGTTCAGAAAGCTCAACGGAAATTCCCCACCCGAGTCAGAGATGTCCGCGAAAGGTTCACCCGATGTCCTGTGGCTCGCGGCCCCAACGGCACAGTGCCGGATCTAGTGCATCCTCGACGAAAGTTTCATCGGAACCGGATGCACGCAGCAAGCGGTTTCTAGCCGTCCCCGGAACCAAAACACCAACCCGGTGCCTTTCGACCAGTGACCTGTCGTCGTACAAAAGCCGCTCCGAGCACCGGGAGAGTAGCGGTAGTGgaggaacgagaaaaaaggccaaaagTGGACGATTGCGGCCACGATCGGCATCCCAGCGGGGTCGTGGTGGATCGCTGGAAAACACCGGCAGTGAGGCCATCTCGGAGGATTATCACACCCTGTGTCGACGGTTGCAGGAAGTCTCGTTGCAACCGgaaccaacaacaccagccaATCCGATCGTCAACCAAACGGACCTAACCGATCACGATCGGCGCATCCTGCACTGCATGGTGCTGAAGCGCATCAAGGAGCTGGAGCAGCTGGAGGAAGCGGTCCTGGCGAAGCAATGCTGGGAGCAGGAGAAGGTCTTCCGGAAGTCGCTGCTGGATCAGCAGGAGCGTAACTACCGTAAAGCGATCCGCCAGAAGCGCTCCATCGAGTTGATCGAGATACGCAACCGCAAGCAGCGATTGGCCCggctcgagcagcagcagatcgaGAAGATTCAGAACGAGATCAACGAAAAGGACCTCCGATCGGCGAGCCTGCTAAAGAACATCGAGATCAAGAAGGGCATCCGGGAGTGCGAGCGAAGAAGCCGCGAATTGAAGCGACTCGAGGACGCCACCGTCAACCAGGAGGAGAAGGTGCTGGATCGGGACATCTGGCGGCAATCGCTAGGGGACATGCTGGAGGAGCGAGCCAGCCGAGCGGAAGGATTACGCCGGAAGGTGATGGACGTGTACCGGCGCCGGTTGCGCATCGACAATCAGCTCGAGCGGAAAATGCACGCACACAATCTGCAGCAAACGCTCGAGCAGGAGCGGTACAAGCTGACGCTGTTGAAGGAGCGCATCCTGGTGCGGGAAAGCCGCTTCCAGAAGTTTAAGGACAGCAAGAAGCGCATCTTCGATCAGTTGAAGAATCGCGCGAAAACGACCGCGGCACTGCGTGATATGGTGAAGCACACAATCGGACCAGGCAGCTCGGCTGTGGCTGCGTCGGCGTGCAATACCCGGCCAGGATCGGTTGTGCAACGGTGTGGGTCATCCGCGCGCTCTGGATCCACCGGTGGTAGTGCGATTGCgccacaccgtttgctggatGTCGTGCGGATCAAATAA
- the LOC128731111 gene encoding DNA fragmentation factor subunit alpha-like, with translation MEEDNKKPYKVKDVTRAIKKAVVAGTLEEVRTKAAEKFGRVDLPNIHLDSDGTEVDDEDYFQTLEPNAELIAVFSGEQWIDPTHYVTITTRRDSADVTDSPEVERIHLKKLVAQMKTNLCNVSVLSEPDLELLSNMDPNSVADITGKDFIEQLKEASGRILHEKRKAADAIELLKLIAKQPAGTPLGGDQIICNEANDIHCETQEVTITNQLRSFLTTTVRPSPIVSQPQRTETTAAAAEGSSSSPSITPSTTVVSIPGSFDDDGKHNITVHLQPTYSSIDEDTFQADRKPFDSDPEPGKPI, from the exons GTCAAGGATGTGACGAGAGCGATCAAAAAAGCCGTCGTTGCCGGTACGCTGGAGGAGGTTCGCACAAAAGCAGCCGAAAAGTTTGGACGCGTGGATCTACCAAACATTCATCTCGACTCCGATGGCACCGAGGTGGACGACGAGGATTACTTCCAGACGCTAGAACCAAACGCCGAGCTGATAGCGGTCTTCTCCGGTGAACAGTGGATCGAT CCCACACACTACGTAACGATAACGACACGCCGGGACTCAGCAGACGTCACCGATAGCCCGGAAGTGGAGCGAATACATCTGAAGAAGCTGGTCGCGCAGATGAAGACCAACCTGtgcaacgtgtcggtgttaaGCGAGCCGGATCTGGAGCTGCTGTCGAACATGGACCCCAACTCGGTGGCCGACATCACCGGCAAGGACTTTATCGAGCAGCTGAAGGAAGCCTCAGGCAG AATCCTGCATGAAAAACGAAAGGCTGCTGACGCAATTGAGCTGCTAAAGCTAATCGCGAAACAACCGGCCGGTACGCCCCTGGGCGGCGATCAAATCATATGCAACGAGGCCAATGATATTCACTGCGAGACACAGGAAGTCACCATAACCAATCAGCTCCGATCCTTCCTGACGACAACGGTGCGACCGTCTCCCATCGTAAGTCAGCCCCAGCGGACGGAAACGACTGCAGCCGCCGCTGAAGGATCGTCCTCTTCGCCTTCCATCACACCTTCTACGACCGTCGTTTCAATTCCGGGCAGcttcgacgacgacggcaagcACAATATTACCGTTCATCTACAACCGACCTACAGCAGCATCGACGAGGACACATTTCAAGCCGACCGGAAACCGTTCGACAGCGATCCGGAACCTGGCAAGCCCATTTGA